In Numenius arquata chromosome 3, bNumArq3.hap1.1, whole genome shotgun sequence, one genomic interval encodes:
- the TNFAIP6 gene encoding tumor necrosis factor-inducible gene 6 protein isoform X2, producing MRNECSRPTPSALSPPFTTTLKFYIGIFTTHLQPNSSEGMIALIFFSALLWDKAQAWGFKDGVLHNSIWLERAAGVYHRESRSGKYQLTYAEAKAVCEYEGGHLATYQQLEAARKIGFHVCAAGWMAKGRVGYPIVKAGANCGFGKTGIVDYGIRLNRSERWDAYCYNPHGKECGGVFTDSKHVFKSPGYPNEYENEQICYWHIRVKYGQRIHLQFLEFDVEDDIACMADFLEIYDSYDDINGFVGRFCGDELPDDIISTGNVMTLKFLTDASVTAGGFQIRYMTMDMPSKSSDGKNMTSQGKTNFLSGKFGIM from the exons ATGAGAAATGAATGCTCCAGACCAACACCTTCAGCTCTGTCtcctccattcaccaccaccctgAAATTTTATATTGGCATCTTCACAACTC ATTTACAGCCTAATAGTTCGGAAGGGATGATCgcactcattttcttttctgccctgctgtgggaCAAGGCTCAAGCGTGGGGATTCAAGGACGGAGTGCTGCATAACTCTATTTGGTTAg AACGAGCGGCCGGAGTCTATCACAGGGAGTCGCGCTCCGGGAAGTACCAGCTCACCTACGCGGAAGCGAAAGCCGTCTGTGAATATGAAGGAGGACACCTGGCCACATACCAGCAGCTGGAGGCGGCACGAAAAatag GTTTCCATGTGTGTGCTGCCGGCTGGATGGCAAAGGGCAGAGTCGGTTATCCCATAGTAAAAGCCGGAGCCAACTGTGGCTTTGGGAAAACGGGTATCGTCGATTATGGGATTCGCCTCAACAGAAGTGAGAGATGGGACGCCTACTGCTACAACCCTCACG GAAAAGAATGTGGTGGAGTCTTCACAGattcaaaacatgtttttaagTCACCGGGCTACCCAAACGAGTATGAAAACGAGCAAATTTGCTACTGGCATATTAGAGTCAAGTACGGACAACGTATTCACCTACAGTTTCTAGAGTTTGACGTTGAAGACGACATCGCTTGTATGGCTGATTTCTTGGAAATCTATGATAGCTACGACGATATCAATGGCTTTGTGGGCAG GTTTTGCGGAGATGAGTTGCCAGACGACATTATTAGCACAG GCAATGTTATGACTTTGAAGTTTTTGACGGATGCCTCAGTGACGGCTGGTGGTTTTCAAATTAGATATATGACCATGGACATGCCTTCGAAGTCAAGCGATGGAAAGAACATGACATCCCAAGGAAAAACAAACTTCTTATCTGGGAAATTTGGGATTATGTGA
- the TNFAIP6 gene encoding tumor necrosis factor-inducible gene 6 protein isoform X1 yields the protein MIALIFFSALLWDKAQAWGFKDGVLHNSIWLERAAGVYHRESRSGKYQLTYAEAKAVCEYEGGHLATYQQLEAARKIGFHVCAAGWMAKGRVGYPIVKAGANCGFGKTGIVDYGIRLNRSERWDAYCYNPHGKECGGVFTDSKHVFKSPGYPNEYENEQICYWHIRVKYGQRIHLQFLEFDVEDDIACMADFLEIYDSYDDINGFVGRFCGDELPDDIISTGNVMTLKFLTDASVTAGGFQIRYMTMDMPSKSSDGKNMTSQGKTNFLSGKFGIM from the exons ATGATCgcactcattttcttttctgccctgctgtgggaCAAGGCTCAAGCGTGGGGATTCAAGGACGGAGTGCTGCATAACTCTATTTGGTTAg AACGAGCGGCCGGAGTCTATCACAGGGAGTCGCGCTCCGGGAAGTACCAGCTCACCTACGCGGAAGCGAAAGCCGTCTGTGAATATGAAGGAGGACACCTGGCCACATACCAGCAGCTGGAGGCGGCACGAAAAatag GTTTCCATGTGTGTGCTGCCGGCTGGATGGCAAAGGGCAGAGTCGGTTATCCCATAGTAAAAGCCGGAGCCAACTGTGGCTTTGGGAAAACGGGTATCGTCGATTATGGGATTCGCCTCAACAGAAGTGAGAGATGGGACGCCTACTGCTACAACCCTCACG GAAAAGAATGTGGTGGAGTCTTCACAGattcaaaacatgtttttaagTCACCGGGCTACCCAAACGAGTATGAAAACGAGCAAATTTGCTACTGGCATATTAGAGTCAAGTACGGACAACGTATTCACCTACAGTTTCTAGAGTTTGACGTTGAAGACGACATCGCTTGTATGGCTGATTTCTTGGAAATCTATGATAGCTACGACGATATCAATGGCTTTGTGGGCAG GTTTTGCGGAGATGAGTTGCCAGACGACATTATTAGCACAG GCAATGTTATGACTTTGAAGTTTTTGACGGATGCCTCAGTGACGGCTGGTGGTTTTCAAATTAGATATATGACCATGGACATGCCTTCGAAGTCAAGCGATGGAAAGAACATGACATCCCAAGGAAAAACAAACTTCTTATCTGGGAAATTTGGGATTATGTGA